One stretch of Bombus affinis isolate iyBomAffi1 unplaced genomic scaffold, iyBomAffi1.2 ctg00000410.1, whole genome shotgun sequence DNA includes these proteins:
- the LOC126927978 gene encoding A disintegrin and metalloproteinase with thrombospondin motifs 14-like isoform X3, giving the protein MAPMVAATFHHFYWSPCSKKEFHRRVRRWSCLSNKPKHDGLSQLRDTIRETFTMDEQCRMEFGEGYEHCKTFDVAEPCSRLWCGNSNVSETCKTKKGPPLEGTLCGDSKTRRCTGCRNGNK; this is encoded by the exons ATGGCACCGATGGTCGCTGCCACGTTCCATCATTTTTATTGGTCCCCTTGCTCGAAAAAGGAGTTCCATCGTAGAGTGAG ACGGTGGTCCTGTTTGTCGAATAAGCCGAAGCACGATGGCCTCTCCCAACTGAGAGACACCATTCGCGAGACGTTTACGATGGACGAGCAGTGTCGCATGGAATTCGGCGAAGG TTACGAGCACTGCAAGACCTTCGACGTGGCGGAACCGTGTTCTCGTCTGTGGTGCGGTAACAGTAACGTGTCTGAAACATGCAAGACTAAGAAGGGACCGCCTCTGGAGGGTACATTATGCGGTGACTCGAAG ACGAGAAGATGCACAGGATGCCGAAATGGCAATAAATAA
- the LOC126927978 gene encoding A disintegrin and metalloproteinase with thrombospondin motifs 14-like isoform X2, producing the protein MAPMVAATFHHFYWSPCSKKEFHRRVRRWSCLSNKPKHDGLSQLRDTIRETFTMDEQCRMEFGEGYEHCKTFDVAEPCSRLWCGNSNVSETCKTKKGPPLEGTLCGDSKIRRREDAQDAEMAINNNGTIVYLEPTF; encoded by the exons ATGGCACCGATGGTCGCTGCCACGTTCCATCATTTTTATTGGTCCCCTTGCTCGAAAAAGGAGTTCCATCGTAGAGTGAG ACGGTGGTCCTGTTTGTCGAATAAGCCGAAGCACGATGGCCTCTCCCAACTGAGAGACACCATTCGCGAGACGTTTACGATGGACGAGCAGTGTCGCATGGAATTCGGCGAAGG TTACGAGCACTGCAAGACCTTCGACGTGGCGGAACCGTGTTCTCGTCTGTGGTGCGGTAACAGTAACGTGTCTGAAACATGCAAGACTAAGAAGGGACCGCCTCTGGAGGGTACATTATGCGGTGACTCGAAG attCGCAGACGAGAAGATGCACAGGATGCCGAAATGGCAATAAATAATAACGGAACAATTGTTTATCTAGAGCCCACTTTTTAA
- the LOC126927978 gene encoding A disintegrin and metalloproteinase with thrombospondin motifs 14-like isoform X1 yields the protein MAPMVAATFHHFYWSPCSKKEFHRRVRRWSCLSNKPKHDGLSQLRDTIRETFTMDEQCRMEFGEGYEHCKTFDVAEPCSRLWCGNSNVSETCKTKKGPPLEGTLCGDSKVKRQQIRRREDAQDAEMAINNNGTIVYLEPTF from the exons ATGGCACCGATGGTCGCTGCCACGTTCCATCATTTTTATTGGTCCCCTTGCTCGAAAAAGGAGTTCCATCGTAGAGTGAG ACGGTGGTCCTGTTTGTCGAATAAGCCGAAGCACGATGGCCTCTCCCAACTGAGAGACACCATTCGCGAGACGTTTACGATGGACGAGCAGTGTCGCATGGAATTCGGCGAAGG TTACGAGCACTGCAAGACCTTCGACGTGGCGGAACCGTGTTCTCGTCTGTGGTGCGGTAACAGTAACGTGTCTGAAACATGCAAGACTAAGAAGGGACCGCCTCTGGAGGGTACATTATGCGGTGACTCGAAGGTAAAGCGACAGCAG attCGCAGACGAGAAGATGCACAGGATGCCGAAATGGCAATAAATAATAACGGAACAATTGTTTATCTAGAGCCCACTTTTTAA